From a region of the Geothrix sp. 21YS21S-2 genome:
- a CDS encoding FRG domain-containing protein: MRIKSIPTINHYIKSVFSVSKPDKTLFRGQGRNWSLAPKLARKEFQFGSILDKESRMFNEFKRRAPLLLNGSQVQGEIDWEWLALAQHHWMATRLLDWSLNPLIALFFAVENPYQPLPEEPESEQHGVVWILEYSDRQSVSPVPETSPFVIKSTKIYFPRCVTSRIVNQAGCFTVHYLNEEQGCFVPLEEDPEYSSKLTKLIIPAASFPKIRKQLEIIGIHPANIYPDVDGLAKHLTRMESLLPDEQREVVSNVRKNVVENLRGISMIR; encoded by the coding sequence ATGAGAATCAAGAGCATTCCTACAATTAATCACTATATTAAATCGGTATTTTCGGTTTCAAAACCCGACAAAACCCTTTTCCGAGGGCAAGGCAGAAATTGGAGCCTCGCTCCCAAATTGGCAAGGAAAGAGTTCCAATTTGGAAGCATTCTTGACAAAGAATCAAGGATGTTCAACGAGTTCAAAAGGCGCGCCCCCCTCTTGCTAAACGGATCGCAAGTGCAAGGAGAAATTGACTGGGAATGGCTCGCCCTAGCCCAACATCACTGGATGGCAACAAGACTACTCGACTGGTCTCTAAATCCTCTGATTGCACTTTTTTTCGCCGTTGAGAACCCATATCAACCCCTCCCGGAGGAACCCGAAAGCGAACAGCATGGGGTTGTTTGGATTTTAGAATATTCAGACCGCCAGAGCGTCAGCCCCGTGCCTGAGACGAGTCCTTTTGTTATCAAGTCAACAAAGATATATTTCCCGCGATGTGTCACCAGCCGTATCGTCAATCAAGCCGGGTGTTTTACCGTGCATTATCTAAATGAAGAGCAAGGGTGTTTTGTTCCGCTCGAAGAAGATCCCGAATATTCATCCAAATTGACAAAACTCATTATTCCCGCTGCATCATTCCCCAAAATTCGGAAACAGTTAGAAATTATTGGCATCCATCCCGCCAATATCTATCCAGACGTGGATGGTTTGGCAAAGCACTTAACAAGAATGGAGTCGCTTTTGCCGGACGAACAGCGAGAGGTTGTTTCAAATGTAAGGAAGAATGTTGTCGAGAATCTTCGCGGAATATCAATGATTAGGTGA